The DNA window CGACCTCAAACGCGAAATGGCCCGTCTCGACAACCAAATCCGCGAGGCGGCAGGGCGCATGGATGATGCTACCGCCCTATTAAAAGCCGAGCTGGCTTACCGGCAACTGCTTTGGCAGGACGAGCGCGACACGCTCGCTGCTGAGGCGGGACCCCTACTCCGTGAGCTGCGGCAACTGCGCTTCGTCCTCGATGAGACGGTTGGCGGCTTTGTCGTCGATGACGCCGGCCATTGGCGCTATGGCGGTATGGTTGAGGATCGCGTCACCATGAACGCCGGTGGCAAAGTCATTGGCAGCATCCCCGCAGGTCTGCCTGAGCTGCGCCTGCCGGAGATGAGCACCTCGAAAATTCTGGCACTGATGTCCGCCGCCTTTGTGATCGCCTTGGTGGGCTTTACCGAGGCCATCGCCATTGCACGCGCCATCGCCGGGCGCACTGGCCAGCGCCTCGACCCCAATCAAGAGCTCATCGGTCAGGGCCTTGGCAACCTGGTGGGCAGTGTCACCCAGGCCTACCCAGTCAGCGGCTCGTTCTCGCGCTCGGCGGTCAACCTCAATGCCGGCGCACGTACCGGATTGTCCTCGGTATTTACGGCCGTTTTGATCCTGCTGGTGCTGCTGTTCATGACCTCGTGGTTTTATCACTTGCCGGAGGCCGTGCTGGCCGCGGTGATCATGATGGCAGTGGCGGGCCTGATTAACTTTAAGGCGATTCAGCATGCCTGGACCGCCAGCCGACATGATGGCATTGCCGCCGTGGTCACCTTTGTGGCGACGCTCGCCGTGGCCCCGAACCTGGACATTGGCATTCTCATCGGCGTGGGTGTGGCCATCGCCCTATTTTTGTATCGCACCATGCGCCCGCGCGTCTCGGAGCTGGCGCGGCACAGCGACGGCACGCTGCGCGAGGCCCAGCGCTATGGCCTGACCACCGATGATGAGATCGGCCTGCTACGCTTTGACCGCTCTTTGTATTTCGCCAATGCGCCCTACTTCGAGGACGCCGTGCTCGAACAGGCCGCCCGTCACCCCAATGCCAAATACCTCATCATCGTCACCAAGGGCATTAACGAGATTGACGCCTCCGGTGAAGAGGTCATCCGCTCGCTGGTGGCGCGCCTCAAAGCCCGCGGCGTCACCCTCGTCTTCGCCGGCCTTAAAGCCCAAGTCTTAGAAGTTATGGAGCGCACCCACCTGGTCGATGTCATCGGCCGCGAAAACATCTACCGCTCCACCGAAACCTGCATCGAAGACGTCCGCCGCCGAAAATAGGGACAGATTTATTTTTCGCCGAAAAGGGGTCTGTCCCCATTTTTTGAAAAAAGGGGTCTGTCCCCATTTTTAGTCGAAGTCGAGAACGAGCTCGGTAGAGGTGCGGTTGCCTTCGCTATCGATAGCGATCACCTGCACCACCAGCTGACGTATACCCTCAGGTGGCTGCCCGGTAAAGCGCAGTGACCCGGGCTCAAAGTTCAGCCACGAGGGCAGAGGCGAACCATCCAAAGTCACCGCCTCATAGCGCAGATTCTGCGTAGGATCGCTGTGCTCGAAGGTGTTAGCCGGCAACTCGTATAGGAACGGAATGTTGACAGCGAAGCGCTGCGGCTCAGGACGACGCACGTTCACAAACGCGCGATTATCACCTACACGCACGTCGGCTGCCGAACTCACTGTACCCACGCGAACTTCAGCAACAACGAGACCCGGACGCGATGCCTGTGCGGCCTCCAAAGAGACGCCCTGCAAACGACTTGGAGCCCCATCAGCTATAGAGCGCAACTCACGACCAGCGTCTGGGCCCAAACCCGGTGGGGTTGCAGATCCGGGCACGACAATCACTGGTGGGGGCGGGTCAAATTCGAGGTTTGGCGTAATATCCAGAGCGTCAAACAGCGCCTGCAGCTCGCCCCCGAAACCTTGACCTTGGAAGCCCTGACTAAATTGCACCTGCTCAATTCCCCCAATTGGATTAGGCAAAATTGGGTCACCGTTATTAACTGGAGGGTTCAACCCAGGTATCAGGTTTACCGCACCCGTTTCAGTCCGCAACACTTGATCGGGCTGGCCCGTCAGCGCAATCTCACGGCCCACGAAGAGCTGATCACCGGTAGTCGCAATCGATCCAGCAAGCGTGATTTCACCCACAAAGTCAAAGCGCTCTTCATCATCGTAAAGGCGATCGGGATCACTGCTCAGCGGCGCAAGATCGGTCACCAGCGCTTCATCCGGATCCGTCCACTGCGAGCCCACCCGCACATCCAGCGCCGCCAGTGGGTTGGTCTGACCCACTTCATCCAACGTGATGGTGGGCACTTCAGTATCCGGCTGTAGCGTGATTGCCCGCAGCACGAGAGTGTGGAGGCCGTTGCCACTGTCATCCACCGATCCCTCAAAGGTGATCGACGGATCCAGCGAGACCAACAGCCGGATGAAGCCATTGTCTCCATTATTGCCAATGGTCGTGGCCCCGGTGTAGCGCTGGGTCTCAAAGGTGGTCACATCCGCGTTCAGATTAATGGTCTCGGCATTGATATCGACCGCCCACGGGTTGAGATCCTGATTGCCCTTATTAGCACTATAAGCACTCCAACGAATGGTCTTGTAGGCATCCGGGTCGCTGGGATCGACAAGGTTCATGCCGATCTGGCCGTTAACCGTCACATTGCCTTCTGTTGCGGAGACCACCAGCGAACGCTTAGCGTCTTTAGAGCCCTTGCCGGCGCTGACTGCCCCATCAAAGCGGATATCACCCGATTCGGAGAGGAAGTTCGGCACCGCCGGGGTAACGAGCAAGATGCCGCCGTTGTCGGTCACCTGGGTCGCCGTGCCGGAGCTCAAGAAGGTTAAATCACCACCAAATGTTTGATCACCCAGCGTGGTTACATTCGACAGCAGCGTAACCGGGCCATCCACCGACAAGGCGGGCAGCGTTAGACCCGTCACATCCAGCGTGCCGCCGTCTGAGATTACCCGACCTGCGCTACCCAATGAGCTATTTTGTGTGGCAGTTAAAGTGGCGGCGCCCATATCCAGGCTGCCTGAGAAGCTATTATCCCCGCTGACCGTGTAGTTATCCGAGCCACGAAGGACCAAATCACCGGTGCCACTCAGGGTATTGCCAATGGTCAGCGCGGTGGTATTGGACAAGATCTCAAGCGTGCCGTCGTTGGCAATGGCGCTGCCAACCAATCCAGCCGAGTCAAGCTCATAAATCAC is part of the Ectothiorhodosinus mongolicus genome and encodes:
- a CDS encoding SulP family inorganic anion transporter; protein product: MNALLLRLLPFLRWQRPSAEILKADFSAGLAVALVLVPQSMAYAQLAGLPPVYGLYASLLPVIVAALWGSSNQLATGPVAVVSLLTAAALIPLTTPGSAEYIALAILLAFMVGIIQLTMGVLRMGALVSFISHPVIVGFTNAAALIIGLSQLNKLLGIPIDTSGHFMLGLIGMLMDIAQIHWLTLAFGLGAIALMAGLKRYLPKWPGVLVAVVVATLISALIGFENKTEIDISKVEPAPVQEQMLTLADLKREMARLDNQIREAAGRMDDATALLKAELAYRQLLWQDERDTLAAEAGPLLRELRQLRFVLDETVGGFVVDDAGHWRYGGMVEDRVTMNAGGKVIGSIPAGLPELRLPEMSTSKILALMSAAFVIALVGFTEAIAIARAIAGRTGQRLDPNQELIGQGLGNLVGSVTQAYPVSGSFSRSAVNLNAGARTGLSSVFTAVLILLVLLFMTSWFYHLPEAVLAAVIMMAVAGLINFKAIQHAWTASRHDGIAAVVTFVATLAVAPNLDIGILIGVGVAIALFLYRTMRPRVSELARHSDGTLREAQRYGLTTDDEIGLLRFDRSLYFANAPYFEDAVLEQAARHPNAKYLIIVTKGINEIDASGEEVIRSLVARLKARGVTLVFAGLKAQVLEVMERTHLVDVIGRENIYRSTETCIEDVRRRK